The Rosa rugosa chromosome 3, drRosRugo1.1, whole genome shotgun sequence sequence GAACGTCTTCTGGGCAAGCCTGTCTTAGTTGTCTAAGTGCATTTCTCCATTTTGGAATGCTTTCACCTTGTAGTGCCCCTCCAACTGTAGAAATTGCAACTGGTAAGCCATCACATTCATCCAGAACCTGTTTTGCTATAGGACGCAGCTCGAGATCAAATTCTATGGACCCTCCTGCTACCTTCTTAAACAAACTCCAAGCATCATGTTTTGACAAACCAGCAATGAGgaaatttcttttggttttcatctCTTTGAAGATATCTTGGTTCCGTGATGATACTAGAAGTTTACAACATTTTGGATCACGGGAAATTGGAATCCCTATTTCCCACAAATTTAGTTGTGTCCAAACATTGTCCAATATTATAAGGACCTTTTTGATACCCATTGATAATCTTTCTCGTAACTTGGCTGCTCTATCATCCTCTGCTTTAAGTTCCAGACCTAGAGCATTAGCAATTTTACCTTGGATTTTGATCAAGTCGGGTTCTTGAGTAAACTCTGCAATAGCAACATCATCAAATAGATCTACTTCACTCGCTTTTGCACCAATTTCCATCACCAAGGTTGTTTTGCCAATTCCCCCCATGCCACAGATTACAATGGGGTTGGATTCATCGTCTGTCAGAGCATCCATTACATCTCTGATGATTGAAATTCTTGATTCAAACTCAACGGGTCTTGCTATGGGAGTGGATTGTAATAACAATTTGAAATTGCTCTGAGTCCCCATTTCACCAAATACGTTTGATAGTTGTGAAATCAACATGATCTTGCAGCTTTTCTTGATATCAACATGAGAAATTCCAATTGCATCCAAATCAAGTATTCCACAGACATCAGTCAGTATTACAAGAATCCTCTTAGAATCGGATGCCAATAATACAGCACGTAGCCTATCAGCCCGTTCAACCAAACTCCCATTCTCCAATTTCAGGTCTAGCATTTCTGCAATTTCACCTTGTATTCGTTTCAAGTCTGGATCCTGGGACACAACTGCCATGGCAACCTCTTCAAAGAGCtttttttgtttcattcttttcatgaactCTTTAGTTGTTACTGTATCTATCTCTCTGATTGTCCCAGAAATGCCAATCATACTGATCTTGTCATCTTGCAGAGCCGCCAAGAGATCCTTTGTGTAAGGCAACCTATATTGTAGACGCGCATAGAGATCCATAGGTGCAGGTGGTTTAGCAGGATTAGATGTTCCTAAGGAGGAGATTGCCCCTTCATATGGCTTGGCCGGGGCCTCGGTGGAATCCTCAAAATATTGTATGGCTGGATATTCAATCTTCCGCGGAGGAGCAGGACATGATATTATGGGGAAATCTCCTTCTGTAAGGAGGACATCAACCTTTGGAGCCATCTTTGTTGCTTTCCTACTCAAGGAATGACGGACCTTCAGATTTCGACACCACCCATTGGAGCTGCAGCATGTTGTTGCCTTCGATAATCTTCCTTTTTCAAAACGCGTCTCCTTTTCTTGTATGGTCTGGTTTACTTGGTCCAACCAGTTCTGAACTTCGGGCAGAATAGCCTCCAAGTTTCTGTTTGCTGCTTCCACACGTTTTTGTACCCCATCTCTTTTGGAAGTCAGAGTTGTAACCTTCACGgtgagatcttcaacattgctCTTGTAGTTAATCAGATAACCAAACTGTCGCAGAACAGGTGCGACTGTGCACTCTGCTAATTTTTCCACAACTGAAATACATATTTCTGCCATTTGTctattctgtttttcttttgatgATGACTAAGAAGGACCACAAACGGAATAAACGAAGGAATACTGAAAAGACAAGGACTCGAAGAAAGGGCGATTTTTGTTATTGTTCTAGTGTGTGTGCTTTGAAACTGAGTGAATTCAGATTCACAAATAATTGAAGTGATGAATCAATAAGCAACAAGAGGGAGGACCAAGGAAAGGAAGGAAGGAACAACAAACGAAAGCcaggatttttttatttttcttgtattACTAAAGATTAATTCATAGAACAATTTCGATAACTAGGAAGCAATGGGGAGAGAGGGTGGACAAAGGAAACAAATCTAACTAAGCTTCAGCAAAATAAttgaacaaaagaaagaaagacgaCAGAATTGCGGGAAACTCAATTGGAAATGGTAACTAACGCGTACCTTTCTCGTTCGTTGTTGATCAGATAAGAGATGCCGAAATTTCTAGAGGCAGGAGTTGAGAGATGATCAACAGTGATCTTACAATTCAAAGATATTTTCGGCGAGTTTTTCTGTTGGGACCTCTATATTTGTTCATTTGACCTCATATGCATGCTCTTTATACTTCCTATTTgctttttaaaaagtaaaatttagGTTTCAAATCTTTGACTTAACCTTACTTATAAATGGAATGCTTAGAGCATTAAAGATGAGCTcccttgtaaccaaaaaaaaaaaaaaaaaaactaaaactaaaataattaCTGCAAAAAAGTCATAGCTTGGTAActacttaaaaaaaattaccataatTGTTTTCAAGCCTAATGTTTCATATTTTATAGTTGCTACCGTTTTAGCTAGGTTACAAAATTAAATTTGCTCATTCTATCGTTTTATTTTGCTTTATCTTATATGCCGTTTCACAGGCTTATTTAGTTTTGTTTACACGATGACTATCTATCCCTCGTTTTATGATCTTTTTATACTAATGAGAGAAACctttttctaattttgttcCTATTGCATCATACTTTTGTTCTTGTATAATTCACCaagtaattttgaatgcattttcttttgcattttttttcttcgaaaACTTTCACGAAAAAAGAAATGACATTTGAAAATGGAAATGAATAATAAAAGTATTTGAATTGTATTTCTATTATTATAAAGCTCTGGAGAGAGAGCAAAAATATatactttttttaatttgttgtcTGTAACAGTCTTTTTATATAAGGATATATTagtcatttaataattaaaaaattaggAAGGTCTAGTAAGTAATtaagaggtcccaatagaaactctcaatTTCGGCATAAATCAATCAAATTACGTAAACCATTCAAGTTGGCCTATTTAAACCAATATATTGTGGTTGAAGATAATTGAGCCTCTTTATTTGACGCTTCAAATTGATTGTCTTTTTGTACCCTTtctagttttagtttttttttttatgacagaatacaaacaaaaattaaagcaCAAAACCTCAACTAACACCATCTCCCAGCTGATCCAACTGGAACGCTGGGGACACAGAAATGGCTAAACAGAAAAACCAAACTGAATTGTTCTAAGAATTATGAGCCAAAGTTGTTAGATGATCTGTTACAAAATTTGCCTCTCTATAAATATGTCGGAAAATGATGACCTCAAATTGTTGTGCTAGTTGCTTGATATCTTGGATCATCAGCCTAATTCTCCATGGAACTTCATAGCTGCCTTGGATACAATCAATTAGCAGCTTGGAGTCGCCTTCAACAACAATATTTGAATAATGGTGCAGAAGAGCAGTCTGTAGACCATCTCTTAAAGCAGTCGCTTCAGCCACAAGAACATTAGCATTGCCAATCATCCTATTAGCAGCGAACAAAGGATTGTCATCTGCATTACGAATAACAAAACCAATCGTAGCATTTCCATTCCTAACATATCCATCAAAGTTCATGCAATTTAACCTATTCAGAATTAGGAGGTTGTCATTTGATATGAAAATATCTTGATGTTTTAGGATAAGTACGCTTAGGATTAGCCTGAAGATAATTGGATCGGACTATAGATGCTTGAAAAACACATTTAGATGGGATAGGAGCAACATTCTGAAAAACTAATTTATTTCTACAATTCCAAACTTCTTATTAGTGCTTGGTTGAATACTAGTATGGATTCAATACAAGGCAATGATCAAAAGCTTCACACTTTTTGGGGGAAAATTACAGAGTACTATCATCAGTACAAGTCTTTTGATAGTGATCGTTCACAATCGATGCTGACATAACGGTGGGGAAAAAT is a genomic window containing:
- the LOC133737678 gene encoding uncharacterized protein LOC133737678, producing the protein MNFDGYVRNGNATIGFVIRNADDNPLFAANRMIGNANVLVAEATALRDGLQTALLHHYSNIVVEGDSKLLIDCIQGSYEVPWRIRLMIQDIKQLAQQFEVIIFRHIYREANFVTDHLTTLAHNS